One Punica granatum isolate Tunisia-2019 chromosome 3, ASM765513v2, whole genome shotgun sequence genomic window carries:
- the LOC116200195 gene encoding transcription initiation factor IIF subunit alpha produces MSFDLMLKPSCGGCGATTDLYGSNCKHMTLCSSCGKNMAENRSKCFECGTTLTRLIREYNVRAGPGSDKNYFIGRFVSGLPNFSKKKSAENKWSAHKEGLQGRQLTDTLREKYKNKPWLLEDETGQSQYHGHLEGSQSATYYLLMLQGKEFVAIPAGSWYNFNKVAQYKQLTLEEAEEKMKNRKKTADGYQRWMMKAANNGAAAFGEVEKFDDKESAGGGGGGRGRKKASADDDEGRASDKGEEDEEEEAARKSRLGLNKRDADDDDEGPRGGDLDMDDDDIEKGDDWEHEEIFTDDDEAVGNDPEEREDLAPEAAPPEIKDDDEEDEANEEEGGLSKSGKELKKLLGKAAGLNESDQDDDDDDDDMEDEVGMSPVLAPKQKDILKEEPIEDSPVKKPTPTGTTKGVSPASKASKAKRKLNSDETKGPNGAPSKKVKAESEQKSSVKEESAAPSKSSGPAKSTPSDSKTASTAPAGPVSEAELRAFLLQKSPITTQDLVAKFRDKLKNREDKDAFAEILRRISKIQKTNGSSYVVLREK; encoded by the exons ATGTCGTTCGACCTCATGCTGAAGCCGTCTTGCGGCGGGTGTGGGGCCACCACCGATCTGTATGGGAGCAACTGCAAGCACATGACGCTCTGCTCCTCCTGCGGCAAAAATATGGCCGAGAATCGGAGCAAGTGTTTTGAATGTGGCACCACCCTCACTCGTCTCATTCGG GAGTACAATGTCCGAGCGGGTCCTGGCAGCGATAAGAACTACTTCATCGGCAGATTTGTCAGTGGGCTGCCGAACTTCTCGAAGAAGAAAAGCGCAGAGAATAAATGGTCTGCCCACAAGGAAGGCTTGCAGGGTCGTCAACTGACTGATACTTTGCGG GAGAAGTATAAGAATAAACCTTGGCTCCTGGAGGATGAGACGGGGCAGTCTCAGTACCATGGACATCTTGAAGGTTCACAGTCAGCGACTTACTACCTTCTGATGCTTCAAGGAAAAGAATTTGTGGCTATTCCTGCTGGCTCATG GTACAACTTTAACAAGGTTGCACAGTATAAGCAGTTGACATTGGAGGAAGCAgaagagaagatgaagaataGGAAGAAAACTGCAGATGGTTATCAGAGGTGGATGATGAAAGCTGCAAATAATGGAGCCGCTGCATTTGGCGAGGTGGAGAAATTTGATGATAAAGAAAGTGCTGGCGGCGGCGGTGGTGGGAGAGGACGTAAAAAAGCAAgtgctgatgatgatgaaggtCGTGCCTCAGATAAGGGagaggaagatgaagaagaagaagccgcaAGAAAGAGTAGGCTTGGTCTTAATAAAAGAGAtgcagatgatgatgatgaaggtCCAAGGGGTGGTGATCTAGAcatggatgatgatgatattgaGAAAG GTGATGACTGGGAGCATGAAGAAATTTTCACGGATGATGATGAGGCTGTTGGAAATGATCCTGAGGAACGAGAAGATTTGGCCCCTGAGGCGGCTCCTCCAGAAATCAAG GATGACGATGAGGAGGATGAAGCTAATGAAGAGGAAGGAGGACTGAGTAAATCTggaaaggagttgaagaagctGCTTGGCAAAGCTGCTGGGCTTAATGAATCCGACCAGGAtgatgacgacgacgacgatgat ATGGAAGATGAGGTTGGGATGTCTCCTGTTCTGGCACCTAAGCAGAAGGACATACTCAAAGAGGAACCCATAGAAGACAGTCCTGTAAAAAAGCCTACACCTACGGGTACCACTAAGGGAGTCTCACCTGCTTCAAAGGCATCGAAGGCGAAGAGGAAATTGAACAGTGATGAGACGAAGGGGCCAAACGGTGCCCCTTCGAAGAAGGTGAAGGCTGAATCA GAGCAGAAATCATCCGTGAAAGAAGAGAGCGCGGCCCCATCAAAAAGCAGTGGACCTGCCAAAAGTACGCCTTCAGACTCGAAGACAGCATCAACAGCACCTGCCGGGCCCGTTTCAGAGGCTGAGTTGAGGGCCTTTTTactgcaaaaatcaccaatTACTACACAGGATCTTGTTGCTAAGTTCAGAGACAAACTCAAAAATCGTGAG